The Thunnus maccoyii chromosome 9, fThuMac1.1, whole genome shotgun sequence genome includes a region encoding these proteins:
- the nr2f1a gene encoding nuclear receptor subfamily 2 group F member 1-A isoform X1, which translates to MAMVVSVWRDPQEDVAGGPPSGPNPAAQPAREQQQAASAAPHTPQTPSQPGPPSTPGTAGDKGSQNSGQSQQHIECVVCGDKSSGKHYGQFTCEGCKSFFKRSVRRNLTYSCRANRNCPIDQHHRNQCQYCRLKKCLKVGMRREAVQRGRMPPTQPNPGQYALTNGDPLNGHCYLSGYISLLLRAEPYPTSRYGSQCMQPNNIMGIENICELAARLLFSAVEWARNIPFFPDLQITDQVSLLRLTWSELFVLNAAQCSMPLHVAPLLAAAGLHASPMSADRVVAFMDHIRIFQEQVEKLKTLHVDSAEYSCLKAIVLFTSDACGLSDAAHIESLQEKSQCALEEYVRSQYPNQPSRFGKLLLRLPSLRTVSSSVIEQLFFVRLVGKTPIETLIRDMLLSGSSFNWPYMSIQ; encoded by the exons ATGGCAATGGTAGTTAGCGTCTGGCGAGATCCGCAGGAAGACGTGGCCGGAGGACCTCCGAGCGGCCCCAACCCAGCAGCGCAGCCGGcgagggagcagcagcaggcggCGTCGGCGGCGCCGCACACTCCGCAGACCCCCAGCCAGCCGGGACCCCCGTCCACACCGGGGACCGCTGGGGACAAGGGGAGTCAAAATTCTGGACAGAGTCAGCAGCATATTGAATGTGTGGTTTGCGGAGACAAATCGAGCGGCAAACACTATGGCCAGTTCACCTGCGAGGGATGCAAAAGTTTCTTCAAGAGGAGTGTACGGAGGAACTTAACATACTCATGTCGTGCCAATAGGAACTGTCCCATTGACCAGCACCACCGAAATCAGTGCCAATACTGCCGGctgaagaaatgtttaaaagtgGGAATGCGGCGGGAAg cGGTTCAGCGAGGACGAATGCCTCCAACCCAGCCCAACCCAGGCCAGTACGCGCTGACGAACGGGGACCCTCTGAATGGCCATTGCTATCTGTCCGGATACATCTCGTTATTGCTGCGGGCCGAGCCTTACCCGACGTCCCGGTACGGGAGCCAGTGCATGCAGCCCAACAATATCATGGGCATCGAGAACATCTGCGAGCTGGCAGCTCGATTGCTCTTCAGCGCCGTGGAGTGGGCGAGAAACATCCCTTTCTTTCCCGACCTGCAGATCACCGACCAGGTGTCCCTTCTCAGGCTGACATGGAGCGAGTTGTTTGTGCTTAATGCGGCCCAGTGCTCCATGCCTCTGCATGTGGCCCCTCTGCTCGCCGCGGCGGGCCTCCACGCCTCCCCGATGTCCGCGGACCGCGTCGTGGCTTTCATGGATCACATCCGGATCTTCCAGGAGCAAGTGGAGAAGCTTAAGACCCTGCATGTAGACTCGGCAGAGTACAGCTGCCTCAAGGCCATCGTGCTTTTTACATCAG ACGCTTGCGGCCTCTCGGACGCTGCTCACATCGAGAGCCTACAGGAGAAATCCCAATGCGCCCTGGAGGAGTATGTGAGGAGCCAGTACCCGAACCAGCCCAGCCGCTTTGGGAAGCTCCTGCTGCGGCTGCCCTCTCTGCGCACCGTCTCCTCGTCGGTAATCGAGCAGCTGTTCTTCGTCCGCTTGGTAGGTAAAACTCCTATTGAAACCCTCATCAGGGATATGCTATTATCCGGGAGCAGCTTCAACTGGCCTTACATGTCCATCCAATGA
- the nr2f1a gene encoding nuclear receptor subfamily 2 group F member 1-A isoform X2, producing MAMVVSVWRDPQEDVAGGPPSGPNPAAQPAREQQQAASAAPHTPQTPSQPGPPSTPGTAGDKGSQNSGQSQQHIECVVCGDKSSGKHYGQFTCEGCKSFFKRSVRRNLTYSCRANRNCPIDQHHRNQCQYCRLKKCLKVGMRREVQRGRMPPTQPNPGQYALTNGDPLNGHCYLSGYISLLLRAEPYPTSRYGSQCMQPNNIMGIENICELAARLLFSAVEWARNIPFFPDLQITDQVSLLRLTWSELFVLNAAQCSMPLHVAPLLAAAGLHASPMSADRVVAFMDHIRIFQEQVEKLKTLHVDSAEYSCLKAIVLFTSDACGLSDAAHIESLQEKSQCALEEYVRSQYPNQPSRFGKLLLRLPSLRTVSSSVIEQLFFVRLVGKTPIETLIRDMLLSGSSFNWPYMSIQ from the exons ATGGCAATGGTAGTTAGCGTCTGGCGAGATCCGCAGGAAGACGTGGCCGGAGGACCTCCGAGCGGCCCCAACCCAGCAGCGCAGCCGGcgagggagcagcagcaggcggCGTCGGCGGCGCCGCACACTCCGCAGACCCCCAGCCAGCCGGGACCCCCGTCCACACCGGGGACCGCTGGGGACAAGGGGAGTCAAAATTCTGGACAGAGTCAGCAGCATATTGAATGTGTGGTTTGCGGAGACAAATCGAGCGGCAAACACTATGGCCAGTTCACCTGCGAGGGATGCAAAAGTTTCTTCAAGAGGAGTGTACGGAGGAACTTAACATACTCATGTCGTGCCAATAGGAACTGTCCCATTGACCAGCACCACCGAAATCAGTGCCAATACTGCCGGctgaagaaatgtttaaaagtgGGAATGCGGCGGGAAg TTCAGCGAGGACGAATGCCTCCAACCCAGCCCAACCCAGGCCAGTACGCGCTGACGAACGGGGACCCTCTGAATGGCCATTGCTATCTGTCCGGATACATCTCGTTATTGCTGCGGGCCGAGCCTTACCCGACGTCCCGGTACGGGAGCCAGTGCATGCAGCCCAACAATATCATGGGCATCGAGAACATCTGCGAGCTGGCAGCTCGATTGCTCTTCAGCGCCGTGGAGTGGGCGAGAAACATCCCTTTCTTTCCCGACCTGCAGATCACCGACCAGGTGTCCCTTCTCAGGCTGACATGGAGCGAGTTGTTTGTGCTTAATGCGGCCCAGTGCTCCATGCCTCTGCATGTGGCCCCTCTGCTCGCCGCGGCGGGCCTCCACGCCTCCCCGATGTCCGCGGACCGCGTCGTGGCTTTCATGGATCACATCCGGATCTTCCAGGAGCAAGTGGAGAAGCTTAAGACCCTGCATGTAGACTCGGCAGAGTACAGCTGCCTCAAGGCCATCGTGCTTTTTACATCAG ACGCTTGCGGCCTCTCGGACGCTGCTCACATCGAGAGCCTACAGGAGAAATCCCAATGCGCCCTGGAGGAGTATGTGAGGAGCCAGTACCCGAACCAGCCCAGCCGCTTTGGGAAGCTCCTGCTGCGGCTGCCCTCTCTGCGCACCGTCTCCTCGTCGGTAATCGAGCAGCTGTTCTTCGTCCGCTTGGTAGGTAAAACTCCTATTGAAACCCTCATCAGGGATATGCTATTATCCGGGAGCAGCTTCAACTGGCCTTACATGTCCATCCAATGA